In Microbulbifer sp. THAF38, the sequence CGTCTTTAGTGCCGGCTACCACCATGTCCAGTTCGGAGGTCTTCAGAGCCTGGTAACCCGGGTTCAGCAGATAGCCATCTTGCTGGGTGTAACCCACACGCGCAGCGCCGATGGGGCCTGCGAAGGGGATGCCGGAGACAGACAGCGCTGCGGAGGTACCGATCATGGCAGCGATATCCGGGTCCATATCCTTCTCGGCAGAAAGTACAGTACACATTACCTGTACTTCGTTCATAAAGCCGTTGGGGAACAGTGGGCGGATCGGGCGATCGATCAGACGGGAAGTCAGAGTTTCTTTTTCAGACGGGCGGCCTTCACGCTTGAAGAAGCCACCGGGAATTTTGCCAGCCGCGTAGGCTTTTTCCTGATAGTGCACGGACAGCGGGAAGAAGCCTTGATCGGGCTTGGCTTCCTTGGCACCGACAACGGTACACAGAACAACAGTCTCACCCATGGTAACCAGAGCGGAGCCCGTCGCCTGACGCGCGATGCGGCCGGTTTCGATGGTGACTTGGTGTTGTCCGTATTGGAAGGTTTTGCTTACTGGATTCACTAGTTTTTTCCTATTTCCTTACGGTTACTGGCCCATTCCAGTAACCCCTACAGTGGTTGCCCGGGAGAGAAATCCAAACGCCTCTCCCAGGGCGGCACGGGGATGTGCCGCCACCGACCAGGGGTGGCCGGTGCAAACACTGCACATCCAGGTCGGGTTCTTTTCCGCTGGCCTGTGCAGTGCAACTTCTGAAAAATGACAGCAAGGCCACTTTTCAGCAAGCATTAAAAAAGAATGCCCGCCAGAGGCGGGCATTCCAGGGTCTTAGCGACGCAGGCCGAGCTTAGCGATCAGCTGTGCGTAGCGGTTCAGATCCTTGCGCTTGAGGTAGTCCAGCAGCTTGCGGCGCTGGTTTACCATGCGGATCAGACCACGACGGGAGTGGTGATCCTGCTTGTGCGCAGAGAAGTGACCCTGCAGTTTGTTGATGTTGGCGGTCAGCAGGGCTACCTGGACTTCCGGAGAACCGGTATCGCCTTCGGTTTGGCCGTGCTCTTTCAGGATGGCTGCTTTTTCAACGGCAGTCAGTGCCATAACGAATTACCTCGTCGTAATATGCTTTAAAAGATTCGGCTGGCCCATGCATATTTACAGACCAGCTAATCGTGAATGCGGCTGTGCCGCGCGGGCACTTTCAAGTTCACCTTAATATTGGCTTTCACCAATATTGCGGTTTCCACTCAAGTGCCACTTACCAAACGCCGTGGTGCTACGCACCCCTCGTCGGTAATTTCTCCTACGCCCAGAAAATCACCATTTTCCAGGAAGAGGCGCACCATATCACCTTCCGCACCGATACGATAGACCTGCAAATCCATTACCGACTGTCCCTGACGCACATAGTAACCAGAGTCATCCGGCAGGACGAGTTTGGGCAAAGATGACGCCGGAGAGTCCATCGGCAACAGGTGGTGATCCAGTACTTCCGCTTGGTCCTCTCCGCGCTCTTCGGTGAGCTCATCCAGAGTGACCGAGTCCGCTTCATCGAAGGGGCCAGCGGCGCTGCGGTGCAATACTTCCACATAGGCGCCCACACCCAGGGCTTGCCCCAGGTCTTCGGCGATACTGCGAATATAGGTGCCCTTGGAGCAGTGCACCTCAACTTCCGCACGGGGCTGTGGGCCCGGTGTAAAGCTCAGCAATTCAAATTCAAAAATTTCCACTTCGCGCGCTTCGCGCTCCACTTCCAAGCCCTGGCGCGCCAACTTATAGAGCGGCTGCCCCTTGTGCTTGAGAGCGGAGTACATAGAGGGCACCTGCTTGATGCGGCCACGGAAGGCTTCCATCGCTTTCAGCACGGCTTTTTCGGTCAAACCGGAAGCATCTTTAGTTTCCAGTACATCGCCATCGGCATCGCCACTGGCTGTAGTCATGCCGAACACGAAAGTACTGCGATAGCGCTTGTCCGCATCGAGCAGGTACTGGGAAAACTTGGTGGCCTCACCGAAACAGATCGGCAGAACACCGGTCGCCAGCGGGTCCAGGGCGCCGGTGTGTCCCGCGCGATTGGCAAAAAAGAGTCGTTTGGCTTTTTGCAGGGCGTCGTTGGCGGTAATGCCGGCGGGCTTGTTCAATAACAGCACGCCGTGAACCGGCCGGCCCCATTTTGGTCTGCGGCCCATAGATCAATCTTCGTCAGAGTCGCTGTCGTCTTGATGCTTGCGATCGGCACGCACCGCTTTGTCGATCAGTGCGGAAAGCTCTTGGCCGCGCACCGAGGTCTCGTCGTAGCGGAAAAACAGACGCGGGATGGTGCGTATTTGAATCGCACGAGCCAGCTGGCTGCGCAGAAAACCGGCGGCCTTGTTTAGCACTTCCATCGAGGTATTGATCTTGTTGCGGTCATCTTCACCCACAAAGGTGACAAACACTTTTGCCGTGGTCAGATCGCGGCTGACTTCAACATCGTTGATATTGACCATGCCCAAGCGCGGGTCTCGCACTTCCTGTTGAATCAGCTGGGCCAGTTCGCGGCGCATGGCGTCGGCGACACGGTCGGCGCGGTGGAATTCTCTTGCCATTGTTTACCTATTGAGAATGGCGGTTTAAAGACAGGAAAACCCGCACGGCCAAGCCGCGCGGGTTTCTTCTTCACCCGGTCCGGAACGCTTTACAGTTCGCGGGCAACTTTGACGATATCGTAAACTTCAATCTGGTCACCGGGCTTCACATCGTTGTAGTCCTTCACCCCGATACCACACTCCATGCCGTTGCGCACGTCCTGCACATCGTCTTTGAAGCGACGCAGGGATTCCAGTTCACCCTGATAGATTACAACGTTGTCGCGTAGTACGCGGATCGGCTTGTTGCGGTAGACGGTACCCTCGGTAACCATACAGCCGGCAATAGCGCCAAACTTCGGCGAGCGGAAAACATCGCGCACCTGGGCGATACCCACAATCTCTTCGCGCACTTCCGGGTCCAGCATGCCGGACAGGGCCTTCTTCACTTCGTCGAGCAGGTTGTAGATCACGCTGTAGTAGCGAACCTCAACCCCTTCGGTCTCAGCTGTTTTACGGGCTGCAGTATCGGCACGGGTATTGAAGCCCAGTACGATAGCGCCGGAAGTCAGAGCCAGGTTGATATCGTTTTCGGCGATACCGCCCACACCACTGGATACCACGTTGACGGAAACTTCTTCGTTACCGATATCCGCCAGCGCACCCAGGATAGCTTCCAGAGAACCGCGCACGTCGGCTTTGATGACAACCGGCAGCACCTTGCGCTCGCCAGCTTCCATATCCGCAAACATGTTTTCCAGCTTGGCGGCCTGCTGGCGCTGCATACGCTCGCGGCGCTCACTATCAGCGCGCTGCTCGGCAACTTCACGGGCCTTGCGCTCATCGGCAACCACCATGAACTCATCACCGGCGTTTGGCGTGGAGTCCAGACCCAGCAACTCTACCGGAGTAGACGGGCCGGCTTCTTTAACTTGCTTACCGTGCTCGTTGGTCATGGCGCGCACGCGGCCATAGCTCTGGCCAGCCAGGATAATATCGCCGCGCTTCAGTTCGCCATTCTGTACCAGCAGGGTGGCAACTACGCCGCGACCTTTTTCCAGGCGGGACTCAATCACCACACCGGTGGCCGGCACATTCACTTTAGCCTTCAGTTCAAGCATTTCCGCCTGCAGGGAAACTGCTTCCAGCAGCTCATCGATACCCTGGCCAGTGTGCGCAGATACGTTGATGAACTGAGTATCACCACCCCAGTCTTCCGGGATCACATCTTTTGCGGCCAGCTCATTTTTCACGCGATCGGGATCAGCGGCTTCTTTGTCGCACTTGTTCACGGCGACAACCAGCGGCACACCGGCGGCGCGAGCGTGATTCACAGCTTCTTCAGTCTGCGGCATCACACCGTCATCGGCAGCCACTACCAGAATAACGACGTCGGTAGCTTGGGCACCGCGGGCACGCATGGCGGTAAAGGCGGCGTGTCCCGGGGTATCCAGGAAAGCGATCTCGCCCTGGCTGGTTTTCACCCGGTAGGCACCGATGTGCTGGGTAATACCACCAGCCTCGCCAGAGGCGACTTTGGTCTTGCGGATATAGTCGAGCAGAGAGGTTTTACCGTGGTCAACGTGACCCATCACGGTTACTACCGGCGCGCGGGAAACCTCGGTGCCCTCTTGAGCCTTGGATTGCGCTACCAGGCTGTCTTCAAGCTCGGTCTCAGAGCGCAATACCACCTTGTGACCCATTTCTTCAACGATCAACTGGGCAGTTTCACGATCCAGGGGCTGGTTGATGGTGGCCATCTCACCCATTTTCATTAGGCGCTTGATCAGCTCACCAGCCTTCACATTCATCTGCTTGGCCAGTTCTGCAACGGTGATGGTTTCACCCAACTGTACTTCGTACACCTGCTTCTCCGTAGGCCGTTTAAAGACGTGTGTCGGCTTCACCTTCACATTCGGACGAGACAGGGAGCGCGTGCTGCGCTTGCTGGCTTCATCTTCCTCAAATACTTCCAGCGCCTGCTCATATAGGGCGGTTTTGCTGGATTTCTTCGGGCCGGATTTGGAGCGGCGACCGCGGCGTTTGCGCGGCTCATCATCGCTGTTGCGATCTTCACTCGAGGTCGTTTCCAGCTTGCGACGCAGAGAAGGTTTAACCTCTTCGGTTTTCTCTGCGGGCTTCGCGGGCTTGGCTGGCTTGGCCTTGGCTGCCTGGGCAGCTTTCTCTTTCTTCTCTTGAGCGGCGCGTCGGTCGGCTTCCAGTTTGGCCTTCTTCTCTTCTAGCTCACGCTCTTCTTGCTCTGCCTGCTGCTTGCGACGTTCCATCGCGGCGATACGCATCGCCTCAATATCATCTACATACGTTGAGCGGATGGGTGCGGCGGGTTGCGCCTTTTTCGCTACATTTTCTACGGGTTTACCCTCTGCCTTTTTATCGGCTTTCTCTGCTTCTTTGGCGGCTTCTGCTGCGGCAGCTTCCGCACGAGCCTTCTCTTCCGCTTCGGCAGCGGCTTTAGCCTCTGCTTCAGCCTTTAAACGCGCTTCCTCTTCTTCAGCGGCACGACGGGCGGCCTCAGCTTCAGCTGCGGCCTGGGCCTCAGCTGCCGCTTTGGCATCAGCTTCTGCTATTGCAGCCGCGTCCACACCCGTGCGCACTTCTTCCGCTTCGGTAGCGCTTTCGTTACCTGCTTCCGCTTCAAGCTCAGCCTGTGGACGCTTCACATAAGTGCGCTTCTTGCGTACTTCCACGTTTACAGTTTTGCGGCCGGTGCCAGAGCCGGTTTTCAGCGTGGTTGTGGTCTTGCGTTTCAAGGTGATCTTGCGCGGGCTCGCGCCCTGCTCCCCGTGACTGCTTTTCAGGAAACTGAGCAGGACCTGCTTTTCTTCATCTGACACCACTGCATTCGCAGAGGTGTGAGGCAAACCCGCTTCTTTCATCTGCTTGAGCAGACGGTCTTCGGTGGCACCAACCGATTTGGCGAGTTCGCTAACTGTTACTTCGGCCATTCTCTCTCCTAAAAGTCACTTGGTCGGAGGGGGTTACTTATACGTAATACTTGTTGCTGTGTGTTTAAGCCTGTTCGCCGCTATCATCGGCAAACCAAGGCTCACGCGCCTTCATAATCAGCGCTGCGGCACGTTCCTGATCGAGACCCTCGATATCGAGCAAGTCATCCACCGCCTGTTCCGCCAGGTCTTCCATAGTCGCAATACCGCGACTGGCCAGCTGGAAGGCCAGATGGCGCTCCATACCATCCATATTCAGCAGGTCTTCCTGGGGCTCGGAGGCATCCAGCTTCTCTTCAGAGGCCAGGGCCTGGGTGAGCAGGGAGTCCTTGGCACGGGCACGCAGCTCTTCAGCGATATCCTCGTCGAAACCCTCGATTGCGAGCATTTCTTCGATGGGTACGTAAGCCACTTCCTCCAGGGAGGTAAAGCCCTCGTCCACCAGTATGCTGGCCACATCCTCGTCGATATCCAGGCGATCGATAAACACCTGCATGATGGAACTGGACTCAGCTTCCTGTTTATTCTGCCACTCGTCGGAACTCATGACATTAATCTGCCACTGAGTCAGCTCTGACGCGAGACGAACATTCTGGCCACTGCGGCCAATAGCCATAGCGAGGTTCTCCTCAGCTACCGCCACGTCCATTGAGCCGGCGTCTTCATCCACAACGATGGATTCGATTTCCGCCGGCGCCATGGCATTGATCACGAACTGGGCCGGGTTCTCGTCCCACAGTACGATATCCACACGCTCGCCGGACAGCTCATTAGACACAGCCTGCACACGCGCACCGCGCATGCCCACACAAGCTCCGACCGGATCGATACGGCCGTCGTTGGTGTTTACGGCGATCTTGGCACGCAGGCCAGGATCTCGGGCAGCGCCCTTGATTTCAATAACCTGCTCGGAGATTTCCGGCACTTCGATGCGGAACAGCTCGATAATCATTTCCGGACAGGAGCGGCTCAACATCAACTGAGGGCCGCGGGCTTCCGGTTGAATTTCCAGCAGGATGGCACGGACGCGGTCACCGAGACGGAAAATCTCCCGGCCAACCAGTTGGTCGCGAGGCAGGCGCGCTTCGGCATTGTTGCCCAGATCCACGGCGATAAAGTCGCGGGTAACCTTCTTAACCGTGCCGCTCACCATCTCGCCAACGCGGTCGCGGTATTCGTCTACAACCTTGGCACGCTCGGCTTCACGCACTTTTTGCACGATCACCTGTTTAGCGGTCTGCGCGGCGATACGGCCGAATTCTACATTCTCCACCTGTTCGCGGTAGATATCACCGGCTTTCAGCTCGGTGTCTTTCTCGTGGGCTTCTTCCAGGGTGAACTGAGTGCCCAGCTCCGCCAGGGTATCATCATCCACCACTTCCCAGCTGCGGAAAGTCTCGTAGTCGCCACTGCGGCGATCGATGATAACCTCAATGGTTGAATCTTCGTCGTAGCGTTTCTTCGTGGCCGTTGCCAATGCCGCTTCGATGGCCTGGAAAATAATCTCCTGGTCAACGCCCTTCTCGTTGGATACCGCCTCGGCTACCAGCAAGATTTCTTTGTTCATGCAACTGTGCCTCAAAATCGCCTGAATTCAGGCGCCTACAGGTTACTTGGTAAATTGGGGAATAATATTTGCTTTCTCGATGCTGTCGATCGGCAGCAGGTATTCATTTTCGCCATCCACGCGCAGAACGACCTCATCCCCTTCCACGCCGGCCAGCAGGCCGCGCCATTTGCGCTGGCCGTCGAGCGGCATACGCAGGCGTACCTCTATCTGGGCGCCGACAAAACGCTCGTATTGTTCCAGCTTATACAGGGGGCGATCGAGACCTGGGGAGGAGACCTCCAGGGTATATCTACCGCTAATGGGGTCTTCCACATCCAGTACGGCACTCGCTTGGCGGCTGACTTTCTCGCAGTCCTCCACGCCTATGCCATTTTCAGAATCGATATAGATGCGCAGCAGCGCGTTGCGGCCGTGGGTCTGATAATCGATCCCCCACAGCTCACACCCCAGCGATGCCACCACCGGCGCCAGAAGTTCTTCCAGCAATTCGCGTTTGCTCGCCATTTACGTCACCACATACAAAAAATGGGCCTGCGGCCCACTTCGAAAAATATCTGCAACTTTTTTTGCAGATACGAAAAAGCCCCTGACGGGGCTTTGACCGCACATCCATGCAGCCAGTATGCATGAATGCAATTTGGTAGCGAAAGCAGATAACAATCTGAGACTTTCACTCGGCAATGCCGGCCAGAGAAGAAAAGGGAGCCCAAATCATCGGGCATCGACCTAAGCGCCACTGGCACCTGAATTTTGGTAGCGGGGGCAGGATTTGAACCTACGACCTTCGGGTTATGAGCCCGACGAGCTACCAGGCTGCTCCACCCCGCAACAACACATGCGCATCAAAGTTTTTGCCAAAAGCAAAATTGGTAGCGGGGGCAGGATTTGAACCTACGACCTTCGGGTTATGAGCCCGACGAGCTACCAGGCTGCTCCACCCCGCAACAACAAATGCACATCAAAGTTTTTGCTGAAAAGCAAAATTGGTAGCGGGGGCAGGATTTGAACCTACGACCTTCGGGTTATGAGCCCGACGAGCTACCAGGCTGCTCCACCCCGCAACAACTCCAAGAAACAAAGCCTGGTTGATCTTTGTTTCCCTGCGGCGGGACCAGCCCAACCACTCAAGAGGCTGCGCATTCTATGGTTAGCATCCCGATGAGTCAAGCCACAATTGGCATTTGTTTTCGCCTTTCGTGTAAAACCCCCTACCTTTTTCTGGCCCGTTGACTCCCCGAAGATACTTTTATGCTCCGGGGCTTACGAACCCTGAAAGTCACTTAGACCCACCACGTAAAATCACCTACAAGGCAATTCACGGCATTTGGCAGGCAATCCAAAGGACATGATAAGAAGGCCTGCTGGGACTTTGGGAACAAGTGAGAGATGAGCGTTGAGCACTACTCCTGCTTACCCGCAATCTCCGGTGTAGTTATTCCGCCTCCAAATCAGAGAGCGGCAGTTAGGCAAACACACGCGCCAATAAGTCAGTATCCAAATACGCGGTGATCTCTACGATTTTCGCATCGCGCATCACCATAGCCCAGCAGTAAGCCTGCTTGTATTCCACGCCATTTAATGCATGGCCGGTGCTTTCAAAGCGCAAAAACACCTTCTCTCCCTCTGCTGCAAGGTCAACAAAGGTTGTCTTGAGGCCATCCTCCAGGCTATCTAATAGCGGAGCGAAAGCATTATCTATTAAAGCCCGCTTCGAGTGAAAAACTCCCGAAGCGGGCGTAGAGCCTATCACTGTCCACAACACATCCTCGGCAATCAGTTCAAAAAGGGGGCCACTGTCGCCCGCCTCCCATGGGCGGAATGCTTCGCGAACCAGTTGTTTATTAGCTTCAGCAAAATTCATGCCCCCCCCTCTTAACTAGACGCCTGCAGGAACGTAGCTCACTTCAGAACCAGCAAACCCAGACAAAAATGGGGAAGTGGCAACATCTGTCGTGAATATTCTGCTGGGTCAACTCTGTAGAAGTAATTACCACTAACATTATTTTCTAGCACACTTCTATGCCACACCTCCAAAGCCTAGCAGCCCTGTATTGGTCCCTTTATCGGCTTATCAGCAATGAATATACCGCTTTTGTAACTAGCCCAAAAAAGTTCTCTTCACGACCACCTGCAAATACATTCATTTCAACCAAGTGACCCTCAGTATCAACTTCGATAACAGTCAACACGGTGGCACTTCCGGTAAGCAAGCGCCTCTCAAAGTGCTTCCACCGCAAGATCCGAAATTAAACCACTTAGGAATAGGCTACCCTCTTAGCCGGAAATCAACCTCACATCCCATCCCTTTCTCGCTAACAATTCACTCGCATAGGCCTTCGGTCAGTGACGGGTAAGCTGGTGCACTATGGCTCGCCGCACCGGCGGGAAATGCTCACTGATACGCAATACAGCCTTGCGCAGCAATTTCGCCGGCAGACGATCATCGGTAAAGAGGTCCACCAGCCGATTGGTGCCCGTATATATTGGATGCGACTCCAGGCGATGCTGAACCTGATAGCGAGACAG encodes:
- the rbfA gene encoding 30S ribosome-binding factor RbfA, translating into MAREFHRADRVADAMRRELAQLIQQEVRDPRLGMVNINDVEVSRDLTTAKVFVTFVGEDDRNKINTSMEVLNKAAGFLRSQLARAIQIRTIPRLFFRYDETSVRGQELSALIDKAVRADRKHQDDSDSDED
- the infB gene encoding translation initiation factor IF-2 encodes the protein MAEVTVSELAKSVGATEDRLLKQMKEAGLPHTSANAVVSDEEKQVLLSFLKSSHGEQGASPRKITLKRKTTTTLKTGSGTGRKTVNVEVRKKRTYVKRPQAELEAEAGNESATEAEEVRTGVDAAAIAEADAKAAAEAQAAAEAEAARRAAEEEEARLKAEAEAKAAAEAEEKARAEAAAAEAAKEAEKADKKAEGKPVENVAKKAQPAAPIRSTYVDDIEAMRIAAMERRKQQAEQEERELEEKKAKLEADRRAAQEKKEKAAQAAKAKPAKPAKPAEKTEEVKPSLRRKLETTSSEDRNSDDEPRKRRGRRSKSGPKKSSKTALYEQALEVFEEDEASKRSTRSLSRPNVKVKPTHVFKRPTEKQVYEVQLGETITVAELAKQMNVKAGELIKRLMKMGEMATINQPLDRETAQLIVEEMGHKVVLRSETELEDSLVAQSKAQEGTEVSRAPVVTVMGHVDHGKTSLLDYIRKTKVASGEAGGITQHIGAYRVKTSQGEIAFLDTPGHAAFTAMRARGAQATDVVILVVAADDGVMPQTEEAVNHARAAGVPLVVAVNKCDKEAADPDRVKNELAAKDVIPEDWGGDTQFINVSAHTGQGIDELLEAVSLQAEMLELKAKVNVPATGVVIESRLEKGRGVVATLLVQNGELKRGDIILAGQSYGRVRAMTNEHGKQVKEAGPSTPVELLGLDSTPNAGDEFMVVADERKAREVAEQRADSERRERMQRQQAAKLENMFADMEAGERKVLPVVIKADVRGSLEAILGALADIGNEEVSVNVVSSGVGGIAENDINLALTSGAIVLGFNTRADTAARKTAETEGVEVRYYSVIYNLLDEVKKALSGMLDPEVREEIVGIAQVRDVFRSPKFGAIAGCMVTEGTVYRNKPIRVLRDNVVIYQGELESLRRFKDDVQDVRNGMECGIGVKDYNDVKPGDQIEVYDIVKVAREL
- the rpsO gene encoding 30S ribosomal protein S15: MALTAVEKAAILKEHGQTEGDTGSPEVQVALLTANINKLQGHFSAHKQDHHSRRGLIRMVNQRRKLLDYLKRKDLNRYAQLIAKLGLRR
- the truB gene encoding tRNA pseudouridine(55) synthase TruB; the encoded protein is MGRRPKWGRPVHGVLLLNKPAGITANDALQKAKRLFFANRAGHTGALDPLATGVLPICFGEATKFSQYLLDADKRYRSTFVFGMTTASGDADGDVLETKDASGLTEKAVLKAMEAFRGRIKQVPSMYSALKHKGQPLYKLARQGLEVEREAREVEIFEFELLSFTPGPQPRAEVEVHCSKGTYIRSIAEDLGQALGVGAYVEVLHRSAAGPFDEADSVTLDELTEERGEDQAEVLDHHLLPMDSPASSLPKLVLPDDSGYYVRQGQSVMDLQVYRIGAEGDMVRLFLENGDFLGVGEITDEGCVAPRRLVSGT
- a CDS encoding nuclear transport factor 2 family protein, translating into MNFAEANKQLVREAFRPWEAGDSGPLFELIAEDVLWTVIGSTPASGVFHSKRALIDNAFAPLLDSLEDGLKTTFVDLAAEGEKVFLRFESTGHALNGVEYKQAYCWAMVMRDAKIVEITAYLDTDLLARVFA
- the rimP gene encoding ribosome maturation factor RimP, with the translated sequence MASKRELLEELLAPVVASLGCELWGIDYQTHGRNALLRIYIDSENGIGVEDCEKVSRQASAVLDVEDPISGRYTLEVSSPGLDRPLYKLEQYERFVGAQIEVRLRMPLDGQRKWRGLLAGVEGDEVVLRVDGENEYLLPIDSIEKANIIPQFTK
- the nusA gene encoding transcription termination factor NusA is translated as MNKEILLVAEAVSNEKGVDQEIIFQAIEAALATATKKRYDEDSTIEVIIDRRSGDYETFRSWEVVDDDTLAELGTQFTLEEAHEKDTELKAGDIYREQVENVEFGRIAAQTAKQVIVQKVREAERAKVVDEYRDRVGEMVSGTVKKVTRDFIAVDLGNNAEARLPRDQLVGREIFRLGDRVRAILLEIQPEARGPQLMLSRSCPEMIIELFRIEVPEISEQVIEIKGAARDPGLRAKIAVNTNDGRIDPVGACVGMRGARVQAVSNELSGERVDIVLWDENPAQFVINAMAPAEIESIVVDEDAGSMDVAVAEENLAMAIGRSGQNVRLASELTQWQINVMSSDEWQNKQEAESSSIMQVFIDRLDIDEDVASILVDEGFTSLEEVAYVPIEEMLAIEGFDEDIAEELRARAKDSLLTQALASEEKLDASEPQEDLLNMDGMERHLAFQLASRGIATMEDLAEQAVDDLLDIEGLDQERAAALIMKAREPWFADDSGEQA